The following are encoded together in the Pedobacter sp. D749 genome:
- the rho gene encoding transcription termination factor Rho, with product MFSKTELNDKLTTELRELAKSYGIEGADSLRKIDLVEVLLHQQEIINAAKAGADPYSETEPVAATPAPKTKAAKVPKVAAAAAAAASTVVADKPAATTADKPVKKRARLTKDEPAAPVERRRDAVTLFDEPQHQQQPERQPDRIVEGEESVKPISALIEESAEVLPVAPKQKQEPKEKQEKPQRDENRQQKQPSGGNHHKNENSYSNLDFDNVITNEGVLEIMPDGYGFLRSADYNYLTSPDDIYVSQSQIKLFGLKTGDTVKGSIRPPKEGEKYFPLVRVETINGRIPAEVRDRVPFDYLTPLFPTEKLNLFTDNSNYSTRIMDLFTPIGKGQRGLIVAQPKTGKTNLLKEVANAIAKNHPEVYLIILLIDERPEEVTDMARSVRAEVIASTFDEPAERHVKIANIVLEKAKRLVESGHDVVILLDSITRLARAYNTTAPASGKILSGGVDANALHKPKRFFGAARNIENGGSLTILATALTDTGSKMDEVIFEEFKGTGNMELQLDRKLSNKRIFPAIDITASSTRRDDLLLDRDILQRVWILRNHLADMNSQEAMEFVQSQIKGTKSNEEFLISMNS from the coding sequence ATGTTTAGTAAAACAGAATTAAATGATAAGCTCACAACAGAATTACGTGAGCTAGCAAAAAGCTATGGCATTGAAGGTGCCGACTCCCTAAGAAAAATCGACCTTGTTGAAGTACTTTTACACCAGCAAGAAATTATAAATGCCGCTAAAGCTGGTGCAGACCCTTATAGCGAAACCGAACCTGTTGCAGCTACTCCTGCGCCTAAAACCAAAGCTGCAAAAGTACCAAAAGTTGCTGCTGCAGCGGCAGCCGCCGCTTCTACAGTGGTAGCTGATAAGCCTGCAGCTACTACAGCCGACAAGCCTGTTAAAAAAAGAGCAAGGTTAACGAAAGATGAGCCTGCAGCGCCGGTTGAAAGAAGAAGAGATGCGGTAACATTATTTGACGAACCTCAACACCAACAACAGCCGGAAAGACAGCCTGACAGGATTGTTGAAGGAGAAGAAAGTGTAAAGCCAATCTCAGCTTTAATAGAAGAAAGTGCAGAAGTGCTTCCGGTTGCTCCAAAACAAAAACAAGAGCCTAAAGAAAAGCAGGAAAAACCGCAGCGTGACGAAAATCGCCAGCAAAAACAACCAAGCGGTGGCAATCACCACAAAAACGAAAACAGTTATTCTAACTTAGATTTCGATAACGTAATTACAAATGAGGGTGTTTTGGAAATTATGCCTGATGGTTATGGTTTCTTGCGTTCGGCAGATTACAACTACTTAACTTCTCCTGATGATATTTACGTATCTCAGTCTCAAATAAAACTTTTTGGCTTGAAAACAGGTGATACGGTAAAAGGTAGCATCCGTCCGCCAAAAGAAGGCGAAAAATACTTCCCTTTGGTTCGTGTAGAAACCATTAACGGCAGAATCCCTGCGGAGGTTCGCGACCGTGTTCCTTTTGATTATTTAACACCGCTTTTCCCAACAGAAAAATTAAATTTATTTACGGATAACAGCAATTACTCTACCCGTATTATGGATTTATTTACGCCAATTGGTAAAGGTCAGCGTGGTTTAATTGTAGCACAACCTAAAACGGGTAAAACCAATTTATTGAAAGAAGTGGCTAACGCAATTGCTAAAAACCACCCTGAAGTTTATTTAATTATCTTATTAATTGATGAGCGCCCGGAAGAGGTTACCGATATGGCACGTAGTGTAAGGGCTGAGGTAATTGCCTCAACTTTTGATGAGCCGGCTGAGCGCCACGTTAAAATTGCCAACATTGTTTTAGAAAAAGCAAAACGTTTGGTAGAAAGCGGACATGATGTAGTAATCCTTTTAGATTCGATTACCCGTTTGGCCAGAGCTTATAATACGACAGCACCTGCATCTGGTAAAATATTATCGGGTGGTGTGGATGCAAATGCATTACACAAACCAAAACGTTTCTTCGGTGCGGCACGTAATATAGAGAATGGTGGTTCACTAACTATTCTAGCTACTGCACTAACCGATACAGGCTCTAAAATGGACGAAGTGATCTTTGAAGAATTTAAAGGAACCGGTAACATGGAGCTTCAGTTAGACCGTAAATTATCTAACAAACGGATCTTCCCTGCAATTGATATTACGGCATCAAGTACCCGTCGCGATGATTTATTGTTAGACAGAGATATCTTGCAACGTGTATGGATTTTACGTAACCACCTTGCTGATATGAACAGCCAGGAAGCAATGGAATTTGTTCAATCTCAAATAAAAGGAACAAAAAGTAACGAAGAGTTCTTAATTTCGATGAACAGCTAG
- the pyrF gene encoding orotidine-5'-phosphate decarboxylase: MTKQQLFEQIQKKRSFLCVGLDSSLDKIPQHLLKYENPILEFNKQIIDATKDLCVAYKPNTAFYECYGKKGWESLIETWKYIPQDIFSIADAKRGDIGNTSAMYAETFFNAASSDMSFDSVTVAPYMGSDSVTPFLTFKDKWVILLALTSNAGHADFQLQEIGADRLFEKVIKTSQTWATDEQMMYVVGATRGAAFGDVRKLAPDHFLLVPGVGAQGGDLNEVCKYGLNSQCGLLINSSRGIIYASQGEDFAEKAREEALKLQQEMEQILIKAGLV; this comes from the coding sequence ATGACAAAGCAGCAACTTTTCGAGCAGATACAAAAAAAACGTTCATTTTTATGTGTCGGATTAGATTCTTCGTTAGATAAGATACCACAGCACCTGTTGAAATACGAAAATCCGATTCTGGAATTCAATAAACAAATTATTGATGCCACAAAAGATTTGTGTGTAGCTTATAAACCCAATACTGCTTTTTATGAATGTTATGGCAAAAAAGGATGGGAAAGCTTAATTGAAACCTGGAAATATATTCCACAGGATATTTTTTCTATTGCTGATGCTAAACGCGGCGACATTGGAAATACTTCTGCCATGTATGCCGAAACCTTTTTTAACGCTGCATCGTCTGATATGAGTTTCGATTCGGTTACCGTTGCACCTTATATGGGTAGCGATTCGGTAACACCGTTTTTAACTTTTAAAGATAAATGGGTAATTCTATTGGCTTTAACCTCGAATGCGGGGCATGCCGATTTTCAATTGCAGGAAATTGGAGCAGACAGGCTCTTCGAAAAAGTGATTAAAACCTCACAAACCTGGGCAACAGATGAGCAGATGATGTATGTAGTTGGGGCTACACGCGGTGCGGCATTTGGCGATGTACGTAAACTGGCACCAGATCACTTTCTTTTAGTACCAGGGGTTGGTGCACAGGGTGGAGATTTAAATGAAGTGTGTAAATATGGGTTAAACTCACAATGCGGATTATTGATCAATTCATCAAGGGGGATTATCTATGCCAGCCAGGGAGAAGACTTTGCTGAAAAGGCCAGGGAAGAAGCTTTAAAACTGCAACAGGAAATGGAGCAGATTTTGATTAAAGCAGGGTTGGTATAA
- a CDS encoding DUF2851 family protein, whose product MNFPEDFLHYVWQFRSFDFNDLQTTRGENLKIINPGLLNKNSGPDFFHAKIEMGNTTWAGNVEIHLKSSDWLKHNHQVNPAYENVILHVVYQHDAEITRIDGTILPVLELKSRISKDLISKYENLFLTLTDFPCIAQIGSVDELIVDSFLSRTLVERFEQKTNAVTETLNELNGNWDETFYRFMARNFGFKINTLPFELFAKAVPQHIYARHKNNPHQIEALVFGAAGFLNDHFEEEYPRKLKAEFQFLQKKYNLTPIDVSLWKFMRMRPQNFPTIRLAQFAALIVKANHLFSKIMEIKDVAELRTLFEDLPVNDYWKTHYHFKKVASSVNIQIGKTSVDNILLNTVALFLFAYGKHTATQYFISRAIKLLESLPAEQNAITDKYTEAGVKMTNAFASQGILQLKKQYCDEKKCLSCGIGIKILKQA is encoded by the coding sequence ATGAATTTTCCGGAAGATTTTCTTCATTACGTTTGGCAATTCAGGTCGTTCGATTTTAACGATCTGCAAACCACACGTGGCGAAAATCTGAAAATCATAAATCCGGGCTTGCTTAATAAAAACTCTGGTCCCGATTTTTTCCATGCAAAAATCGAAATGGGTAATACCACCTGGGCGGGGAATGTAGAAATTCATTTAAAATCATCTGACTGGTTAAAACACAACCACCAGGTTAATCCTGCATATGAAAATGTAATCTTGCATGTTGTTTACCAGCATGATGCTGAAATAACCAGAATAGATGGAACCATTTTACCGGTTTTAGAACTGAAAAGTCGGATTTCAAAGGATCTGATCAGCAAGTACGAAAACCTGTTCCTCACCCTAACTGATTTTCCTTGCATTGCCCAAATAGGAAGCGTAGATGAGTTAATCGTAGATTCTTTTTTATCAAGAACATTGGTTGAGCGTTTTGAGCAGAAAACAAATGCTGTTACAGAAACCTTAAATGAATTAAACGGGAATTGGGATGAGACTTTCTACCGTTTTATGGCCCGTAATTTTGGATTCAAAATAAACACTCTACCTTTTGAGTTATTTGCCAAGGCAGTTCCACAGCATATTTATGCCAGACATAAAAACAATCCACACCAGATAGAAGCATTGGTTTTTGGTGCTGCGGGATTTTTAAATGATCATTTTGAAGAAGAATACCCCCGAAAGTTAAAAGCCGAATTTCAATTTCTCCAAAAGAAATATAACCTTACACCCATTGATGTTTCTCTGTGGAAATTTATGCGCATGCGTCCGCAAAATTTCCCAACCATTCGTTTGGCGCAATTTGCAGCATTAATAGTCAAAGCTAATCATCTTTTTTCTAAAATTATGGAAATAAAGGATGTGGCTGAACTGCGCACCTTATTTGAAGATTTGCCTGTAAACGATTACTGGAAAACACATTATCATTTTAAAAAGGTAGCTTCCTCCGTAAATATCCAGATCGGAAAAACATCAGTAGACAATATCCTTTTAAATACCGTGGCCCTGTTTTTATTTGCTTATGGAAAACATACGGCAACACAATATTTTATCAGTAGGGCAATTAAACTGTTAGAAAGTTTGCCCGCTGAGCAAAATGCAATTACCGATAAATATACTGAAGCGGGCGTGAAGATGACGAACGCATTTGCCTCTCAGGGAATTTTGCAGCTAAAAAAGCAATATTGCGACGAGAAAAAATGCCTATCTTGCGGTATTGGAATTAAAATTTTAAAACAGGCCTAA
- a CDS encoding PspC family transcriptional regulator has protein sequence MFQRIITYFEQQSFGVSTYLANKLNMSTAKVRLFFIYSSFLAVGFPILFYFLAAVVLDIRTYMKRMRMRIWE, from the coding sequence ATGTTCCAGAGAATTATAACTTATTTTGAACAGCAGAGTTTTGGAGTGTCTACCTATTTAGCCAATAAGCTAAATATGAGTACTGCTAAAGTGCGTCTGTTTTTTATTTATTCGTCATTTTTGGCGGTAGGTTTTCCTATACTGTTCTATTTTTTGGCTGCCGTAGTGCTCGATATCAGGACGTATATGAAAAGAATGCGAATGCGAATCTGGGAATAA
- a CDS encoding ankyrin repeat domain-containing protein, with the protein MMGIAQLEQHIEAGNLQAVKEILIENPKLANVDTSHHISPLLLACYYKKQEIADLIAEFVDHLTLFEACAVGKFDAATLLIFQNPASINEFSEDGFTPLGLACYFGHEELARFLVLKGAEVNLASKNGFNVFPIHSAVAANNFNITKMLLDAGAYPNVCQKAGLAPLHTAAQLGNIELIILLLEHGAEVSLRMEGGKLPADLAAEKGFNEIAEILRDDD; encoded by the coding sequence ATGATGGGTATAGCGCAACTTGAACAACACATTGAGGCCGGAAATTTACAAGCAGTAAAAGAAATTTTAATTGAAAATCCAAAATTGGCAAATGTTGATACTTCTCATCACATTTCGCCCTTATTACTGGCTTGTTATTACAAAAAACAAGAAATAGCTGATTTAATTGCTGAATTTGTAGACCATTTAACCTTGTTTGAGGCTTGTGCAGTTGGTAAATTCGACGCGGCTACGCTATTGATTTTTCAAAATCCTGCCAGTATTAATGAATTTTCTGAAGATGGTTTTACACCACTTGGTTTAGCCTGCTATTTCGGACATGAAGAATTGGCCCGCTTTCTGGTTTTAAAAGGCGCTGAGGTTAACCTGGCATCAAAAAATGGCTTCAATGTATTCCCTATCCACTCGGCAGTTGCAGCCAATAATTTTAATATCACTAAAATGCTCTTAGATGCGGGTGCTTACCCAAATGTTTGCCAGAAAGCAGGCTTAGCCCCTTTACATACTGCCGCTCAGCTTGGAAATATTGAATTGATTATTTTACTGTTAGAACACGGCGCAGAAGTTTCTTTACGCATGGAAGGCGGAAAACTCCCGGCAGATTTAGCCGCAGAAAAGGGCTTTAATGAAATTGCCGAAATTTTAAGAGATGATGATTAA